The genomic DNA TTCAGGAAAGTCTAATCACACTTTTCCAGGAGCTCTggatttctcctcctttttcttctaagGTGTTACTCCTATCCATGACCTGGAAGAGCTTTTTGGCCTGTTGGATATGACCTAGTGACAGAGGCAAGGAAAATGcactctagaaaaaaagaaagtgtattaGTAGTTATTAAAGTCTGATTTGGGAGGCTTTCTTTGACccatatttaaaatgcattccCCCCATATGTGGTACAGTAGTAGCCTTTACCAAAATGTATGATTGCATCAATAGTTCAAacaaatttcattctttaatcTGCTGATCACGCTACCATTTACTAAGACCATAACTGAATCATAATTTATTCAATCCCTTTAAatagcttcctttaaaaaataaattacggCTTTTACAAGAAAGGCAAGGATCTTTAAATTGTAAAGTCATGCCCTAAGAGGAGGTaaggaagaaagcagaaaaacataaacatatcAGAGATGCCCCAGTAAGATCTTATCACATTAACAAGGGAATGGGGCCATGGAGAATCCAGGGAGGCAGGTGGCTGCGTCtgtgagaagagggaggagaggcaagcTTTCATTCTCAGCCTGTTTGCATCATTCATTCTCCATGTGACTTTATGCAAGCCTTGATTCTTTTATAAGGGATTGGGGGAagtgatctctcttttttaaatattttatttattgatttgagagagagcacaagtggagggttggaggggcagactccctgctcagcagggagcctgacttggggcttgatcccaagactctgagatcatgacctgagtcaaaggcaaacactaaaccaactaagccacccaggtgtcctggggcaGGATTTCTAAAGCCATTTCAACTCCACATTAAGCAATTCTCTAACTGGCCTGCTGGCCAGAAGGTACCCGGATGCCAGTGTCATCATGAAGAAACCCATTCCTAGAACTCTCTCATCACTACGAAAGTCACCTTCTACAATGAACCTCTTGACCCATAGTTGAGTCCTCTTTCTGACACCGGGATCATTATAGCTCAAAGTTGGGACCCAGCAGATGCCAGGTGACATGTCAGAGTACTCACCCCAGGGTTGTTGGAGTGCACCTGTTTCCACCAAAGAGTAGAAGCATATGCAGCCATCAGGAGCTCCAGCACAGTGAAGATGAGCATCACCACCAGCAGCCCCTGTGAATCAAGCCAGGGATGGTTGGGGCCTGACTGGAGAGAGGAGACTGAGAGGCGAAGGCTGAGCCCTGGCAGTGGACAGAAGAGGGAATAAGCAGCAACAGCTCTGTCTTAGAGCCGGGGAGTAACCCTGCCTTCATCTCCAGTCATTTTTACTGTTATGATGTTTCTAGTGTGGAGTTCTTATTTATCCGGAAACAGTCTCCATTCATGCCTTCAGTCTGAaatctcatgaatttaaaaaaaaaaatttttatttatgatagtcacacacacacagtgagagagagaggcagagacacaggcagagggagaagcaggctccaagcaccgggagcccgacgtgggattcgatcccgggtctccaggatcacgccctgggccaaaggcaggcgctaagccgctgtgccacccagggatccccgaatttttttaaattctgaaattttGCCAGTTATTTCTCTTCGCAtgctcccccccaccctgcccattCTCTCAGAGCTCACATTACATGTTCACTGCGCCCTCCCTGTCTGTTAACCTGTCACTAAGATTTTCAGATCTCTATTGTAATGTGTTGTGCTCTGGATGATTAAACAGACCTAAGTTTCATCTCACTATTTCTTTGGATATGTTGAATCTGCTATTTAACTGATCTGCTaaacttttaatttcaaagaTTATGCTTTGCATTTCTAGTCATACTGTATAGTTCTTTCTCAAATCtacttgttccttttttcttactgtcatgttctttcattttggttttaattccttttttatatcatttaaaatatatttttattatggtcTTCGAAATTAGTATATAACCTCCAATTCTTGAGCAACTAACTTTCATATTTGTTCCATTTGCTGCGGTTCtccattttttcttaatgtttttcaaaatatctttattctcAGATGATGTCAGTACATGGGGGGGGAGAATTTTTTAACATGGATTGGGTTTATGGATGACTCCTTAGATGGAAATTTtaggtttgattctttttttttttttttttttggtttgattcTGAGAGAACCTCAGGAGTTCCACAGACCCAAGAACAAACTTTAAGTTAATCCTTGTATTTTGAGATtcctatattttatatgtaatttcgGAATTGGATAATGTCTATATCTGCACATGGTTTGGTGAGATGAATTCATCCCAGAAACTTTTAGGGTGGAGTTTCTTAAAGCTTAGTGAGATGTTGGGCAGAGTTTTCCTTGTCTTGTTTTCATTAATAGAATAAACATTCAATCTCTGCTTCTAATGTTTTTGCAGAGCGCTCAATGGGGGGGGCTAAAAAACTTCAGATTTGTCATGGGCATTAAAATGTCATAACCCAGCTTGAAACACCTGTGTTCCCATCCAGATTTCTCTGGTTTTCTGGTCTTAGCTCTTGTTTGGTTACCTGGCTGCAGGATCCTTCTTAGCTCCTGGAACATAAGATGCCTTCTTCCGTGAGTTTTTCCTTGTTtccatcctcccttccttccttcttcaacttcagatagatatttaaaatgtttttatgtgtTACTTTACTTAAGTTATCTTTGTATTGATAAAGAAAGAGTGGGCTTTTGGGGTCAGTCCTATGTGATTTATCTGATTTAGCAGGAAGTTCTCTGGTTGTCTGAAAGCAAGAGGCAGTTTAATGTATTGATAGTAGTTTTCATGGAGTTAAACCCTCAATATCCCAACAGGGAGGCTGTCTCCCTCACCCTCATGGTTTTGCCTGATGTTTGCCCTGCACCAGGGTTATGCTAGCTCCTGGGCTTCCTGACACATATTTCTAACATTCTGTTCCCTTCCACTTCCATGAGCTCCAAGATCAAAGGGATTGCTTTTGACAACCTCTGGGTCACACAGGCAGACTCACAGGAGGCTGTGAGTCCGGAAACTTGCACGCATTTTCTGGGATCCGTGAGAAGGGAATAAGAGGTATTATATTTGTCTCCCTGGCTCCTGTTGGAGGAGTCAcaagggaagaattttttttcttcttaaaaggcCAAAGTTTGTGGTTTTAAAATTACGAGACTGTATAGAGAGGATTGACTAAGtcaggatttttatcatgaacaagTGATGACCATccatgtggtggtggtggggggcggggaagtAGCAAGAAAATGCTACCCAGAGATGCTGGCATTTATGCTAGGAGTGGAATCTATTGGGCAGTCTCccatccccttctccctctgccagacCTGCTTGGCCAAAGTGCAGTAATTATGTGTTTGGGCTTAAAGTCCAAGTTCTATAGCTAACTTAATGTGGCTACATCAATCCCAAATCAAATTCAAATAAGGAGGGATATTTATGCCTGTGAGGAGGAAAATGCTTGCTCAACAAAGGGGGGCGCCCTGAGAGCTAAACCAAttgaaaatggattattttttaatgtaagaaagACTGCtgaccacctcttctttatccattcatctgtgaatGGACTCTTCAAttgcttccatagcttggctattgtaaataatgctgcaaaaagcacaagggtgcatatatcttttcaaactagtatttttgtcttctttgagtCAATACCCAGTAGTGgtattattggatcatatggtatttctatttttaattttctgaggagccctcatactgttttccataatgactggaaatgcaccaatttacattcccaccagtagtgcatgTTGTCCCCTTTAcaccacatccttaccaacatttgttgtttcttatctttttgatactagccattctgacaggtatgaggtgatatctcattgtggttttgaatttcaTTTCCGTGATGATAAGAGATGTCGAACATCTGTTCACATGTCTgtcagccatctgtatgtcttctttgggaaaatatatgTTAATGCCTTCTGCCcgtttttaattgggttatttgtttttttcagtgttgagttgtataagttcttatatattttggatattaacccttataaaatacgtcatttgcaaatatcttatcggATTTAGtatattgctttttctctttattgatgttctctttgctgtgcagaagctttttattttggatgtagtcccagtagtttatttttgcttatttctcttaCCAGAGGAGAAATATCTAGAACCCACAGCCCTTCTTGATTTCCTGTTTTGACTTGGCACAATTCATCCCCTGTATTTTACAATCTGCTGACAGGACTCAttcaaccacattttttttttttttatgtctgctTCCAGGATTCAGATCAAGAAAGTACAAACTGCTGCAAAACCAGAGATTATGCAAATAAGAGAAGCTGAGATTTCATATGACAGGATATTGAGTTTGAAACTACTTACCGTCAGACTGACGCTAGCCAGGAGACATTCCTTGAATTCATATATCGCGTAATAGTACATCGAATAAGGCAGGGAGGATAGATATTCCCTTTCTGAGTCACAGCGTTGAGAGACAGTCCCCAGGGCTACCAGGCCATCAGCAAGGACGAAGAGGCCTACTCCAGCGGCGAGAGAACTCACCACGTTTGAGGTCAGGCTGCTCATGGCCTGAAAAAGAAGTTCTGCATGGGGATCTCATGGCAGAAGCAGCAAGTGGTGCTGCTATACCTCTATCCATCGCACCGCAATGGTGCTTCCTTGAGCCTGTTTGCCCTCTAATCCGCATACTCTGGTAGCACAGACTGTGTTTTATTCACCTCTGTATCCCGCTTCACTATCTAGTCACCTGATATAATTCATAATGTCTGTTGAGTGAGAGAATGCATGAGCAATTCCTTCTTCAGCATAGGGCTTCTGGATCCTTGACTCTCGGCAGCACTGAAGACAGACGTGGCACTGCTCAAGCCACTACCAGCATAGTCCTTGACTTCCTCCACAGCCCTAGAATAATTCTTCCACTTTAAGACCTTCTCAGAGGGCCTAGACCAATCTAtggcttttctttccttaaaagagAAAACTGGAGGAGCTAGAATATCTATCTATAGGTGGATCAAGCCTGAGAACCACATGCGCCAATGTGCCGCATGCTGGGTCACATTCTACATTTTGGGGTAAAGGGTTCTCACAGAATATGGTTCCTCTGTAAAGACACTGATGTCCTAGACTCTGTGCCAGGTTCTCCACACATGCTCTTTCCTATTTGAATATCACTGTAGGATGCCATGTGTTGGGAGGATGGTTgctctgcccccttctccctgGGCTTGGTAGCTATGTGGCTTCAAGTGCTGAGTTACTGAAGGAAGAGCAGAAAGATTGGGCAGTGCCATTGCCCAGAGCTGCCATATGAGCCGTGGAGCCCACGTATTTTCTTGTGTCCTATGTGTAGAGCCCACATTGTGCCAGGTCACCCCaagtattgttttcctttttagggTATTCAGGACACTTGGGAAACCACCTGTGAGATCCACATGTTCATCttccacattttataaatgagaaaactgaagccgagagaaggaaggaattttTTAAGCACACAAATTGGTCAGTGACAGAGCTTGGACAAGAGTGTAGGTATCCTGGTTCCAAGTCCAGAATTCTGACTCCATCCAGTGAGATGAACTCTTCAAAATTCTGTCCACTGGTTCTTAGGTTTATATTCTAGCTTCAAGTATCAGGAACGTGTCCCATATTATGTACCCTCATCCATAGCTAACTAGACCCTGGACCTTCCTGAGTCAGGATGTGGCTTTTCCCTAAGTCATCTTTGTGAGCTTGTGACAGGGGAAAGGAGAGTGTTGTTATGGAGAGGATCAAAGGCCCCAACCACATATTTGTGACCTTTGTCAGGAAATTGGCCACAGTCTGATAATTCCTTAGATCTACAGAATCTAAGCCTACATCCCTGTGCTTCTGACCTTGCCATTTAGGGAAATTGACTCATTATGAGACAGGTTTTTCCAGAAAAAGATCTCTAGGTTCTATCTGAGATGGTTGTTTACTATATTTAGAACCAAGATAACAAACTATAAAGACTccatagtatatttaaaaaatttctactgTTTAAGCAACTGAGGTAAATCTGCTCTAAGCTTGGAATATGACCCAGGAGTACGTTGTGTAGGAGAAGAGCACTGGTCTAGAAGGCAGATAATTTGATGTTTACATCCCATTCTGCCAGTGGACCAGCAGTGAGAACTTGGGCTCTCTCCCCTGCTTGGAGCCCTATTTCCTTAAGTTGTCAAATGGAAACTTTGAATGAGACTAACTCTGAAGTTCCTTTTTTATCCCAATGAGCTGAGATTTGATAACTCTCATACTTACAAAGGGTTTAGTTGACTTTTTCCCAGAAATAATGCAGAGGGATCCCGTAATGGCAAACTgctcaaaaaagagagaaataatcaGTTCAGTTGTCTTGTGGAAATGTGGCCACCATGTTATTATCCATCAATCAAGAAGTAATGTAAAACTTTTAGAGAGATAGCCTAGGAATGGCGTGGGTCCATATTGGTAGAGAGGCCTGAGTTCCACTCTCTGGATGCTTACATTGACTCTGAAGCCTGGGCCGATACACAGTGGATCTGGATTTATGTTAGCAAAAATCACCATGAGCTGAGGCGGCCTGGAGAGGAGGTGCACATGGATGGAAAGCAGGACTGAGttacaagagagaaagagaccaaggACTTGAAGCGGTAGGATGATGGGAGCGGCCAACAGAGGCACTTAGGAAAGGAGCTACAGAAATGTGAGCTTCAAGCATTGCTGTAGGGGCCTGAGTTAGACTGGTTGCTGAGAAAGGTAGGAAGTACAGGGACAGATGTGAAGATCCCTTCATCCTAAAGCCCCAGAAGTCAGTAGTTGAGCCCAGTGCTGTTAAGGATCCAGCTTGTGGAGGGAGAATGTTCTGAGATGCTAAAGCATTGGCTAAGCTTGTGCCTTTGGGGGTTGGGTAGTCACAAGGGGGGTCCAGAGTGGCCATTTCTTCCTTTGGCAAGGGAGTGTGGGAGCCACAGCTACTGACCAGGTAGAGATAGGAGGACAAGTTATGCTCTGGAGACAGGGCTTCCTTACGTCACCGCAGTTTGTGTTTGCACAAAGGCTTTGTGCGTGTAGACGTGGTGCTTTGGTAGAATCCATCTGCCCAGAACGTgcacttctttctcctttctactACTTGGACAAATAAGTGGCCCTCAGTGAGAGGCATGACTAGGCCCTGGCTATCTCCAAAGAAAATGATCTACTAGGTGCTTCTCCATAAGTATTTAGATAAAAAGCAGCAAAAAGTTTTCTAAGTTCTCAAGATTCCTCTAAACATATAAGTGTCCTTGCTTCCCACGAGTTATACCATTGCCAGTTTAATTCTCTGCAAACCTATGGCATCTACCAGTGGTGctcattctattttaaaaatgactttttcacTCTCTACTTGATTGTTCTTAAACTGGAGGAAATCCAATGGCCTtatcaaaggcagaaaaaaagtgaaaactctTCCATTTTTCCAGTGGTAGGCTGTGAGGCCAGGGAAGAAATGCTGTACTAGTATACCCACTGTATTACCCTCTTGCCGCCTGCCCCAACCAGCCACTCCCTGGGATGgtgacacaggaggagggattAGGCCCCTCTGGTGCTCTTCTTGAGTTGAAGAACTGTGACATAGGAACTTAATGACACAGGGAAAGTCAGAGGCTTGGCtgccttctcctctctccctACCTCTTGGGAGTCATTTAGCACCTACTTAGTGTTAAAAAGCATGTTCTTTCTTGGAGAACCCACTCTACTCACACATAGAGCTCCTACAAATGGGTACCCAGACATCAAAATGGTGGAAATTGTTGGCTTGACGTGGGAAGAGTAGGGACCAGAAACCAAAATGGCCCCCAAACTTGAAATCAACAGGCAACACAGGATCTGGATAATCtacaagagacaagaaagaaaattctaggaaCATTCTTTGAACAGATGAAAGTGATTGCTTGAATGTACATTGTGATTATAGAgtataaaatatgttataatttatcatattaaaaaggaaaaaaaaaaggggtgcctgcgtggctcagtcagttaagcatctgactcttgatttcaactcaggtcatgatctcaaggttgtaagttcaagccccatgctgggtgtggagcctgcttagattttgtctctccctctcctgcttcccctgtTACACTTTTGTGTAATCAATAtatctctaataaaaaataaattaattaaatcaaattaaaaggaaaataaaatgtgttagaaGGAGCCAGAAGGCATTCTCTAAGAGAAAGTCATGTATAACTAACCGCTCCTTTTCTGATAGGATTATTAAACTAACAAGTCAGGGAGTGATGATATGtgcattttgactttattttgaaaaatatagtgaacaattttttgttgttgttctaggaAAAGCAAATGGAGGAAAATTTTTCTGGACAGTAACCCAGTTGGATGGATGTAGAAAGCAAACTTATCAAGAGAGTTAATAAAAGGACTCAATTTCAGTTGAAATAAAATAGAGTAGAAAGTCTCTAGTGTCATAGTTCATCTTATGTTCATCATAATtggattttaataataattactattttcaTGATCAccagtgataataataatactctaTATTTGTTGAACACTTTCTAAACTCTGATTATTCAACTCATCTTTTATGGATAAGAAATATGGGGCACCAAGAGTTAAAATAGTTTGTACAAACCCACACAAATAATCAAGTGGAAGATCTAGGATTTAGCCCTGTTGCTTTGATCTAAAACCCACACTCAAACCTGCTGTTTAATGCACATGCAATTCAAAGATGATAGAAACATGGGAGAAATAACCTAAAGCCAAGAGAATTCAACCATTCATACAACTGATACTTATTAAATAGCTATTGTGGGCTAGCACCAGGGAAATGAAGCAAGTGAAAGTCACTGCCACTAGCCATTATTATGTCCTTTAAAGATATGTTCCTTGGAAAGTATGGAATGAGTTAAGAGCAAAGTAGTAGGAAATGTGATCCGAGAAGTACTGACGGTGTGGTACAAACCATTGTAAGGCTTTGTAGGCTATTTTACCAATGTTGACACAGGGTAACATTGGTTACctgtgtcattcttttttttttttaagattttatttatttatttatgagagacacagaaagagagagaggcagagacacaggcagagggagaattaggcttcctgcagggagcctgatgtgggactcgatcctgggacccgggggtcacgccctgggctgaaggcaggcgccaaactgctgagccactcaggcataccATGTAACCTTTCATTCTGAGTGAAAAAGGAAGCAAAGTGGATAATTTTGAGCAAAGAGATTACATGATGCAATTTGTATTTTTAGGAGATCATTCTACTGCTGCATTGAGAATAGATGATAAGATTATAAGGAAACATAGCAGGGAGATCAATAAAAAGGGTGTTGCAGTAATTCACAGGTGAGATGATGTTGACTTGAAAGAACATGTTGACAGTGGAGATAGTAAGTAGTAGTTGGGTTCTAGATGCACAATGAAGATTAAACCTGTAGGATTTGCTAACACTTTAAATGTGGATTATAAAACATAGGAGTGAAGGTTGTGTCCAAAGGTTTTGGTTTGAGCATCTGAAATGATGGAATTGACATTGATCTGAGCTGGGAAATGTTGTATGAGGGGTAGGTTTGGGGACAAAGATTAGGATTTCAGTCTGGGGCAGATTAGGGGAGAAATATCTAGAAGATAACCAAGTGGAAATGTACATAGGCTGTTGGATATATAAGAGGAGAGCCAGGTAAGGGgtatagtcttttttttccctccaagtcATTAGggaagataatatttaaaattatatgactGGATGGGATCACCATTGCAGCAGATACAGAAGCAAAATAGGATCAATGACTAAGCTGCCACTCCAAATATAGGATCTGGGAAATACATAGAAACAACAAAGGAGTTTAAGAGGA from Canis aureus isolate CA01 chromosome 23, VMU_Caureus_v.1.0, whole genome shotgun sequence includes the following:
- the MS4A7 gene encoding LOW QUALITY PROTEIN: membrane-spanning 4-domains subfamily A member 7 (The sequence of the model RefSeq protein was modified relative to this genomic sequence to represent the inferred CDS: inserted 2 bases in 1 codon), with product MTTDLRKGREVSEAGGQRSKVILAGMASRKFWLRVPQQTAGRPATTYRTGLQNSIVSTMLSQLKTKGICDSSTPNGIIVLKREKPRHGYEKEGNPQNNLRKEATVLGIIQILCCLLISSLGAILVSGPYSSHVKPTISTILMSGYPFVGALCFAITGSLCIISGKKSTKPFAMSSLTSNVVSSLAAGVGLFVLADGLVALGTVSQRCDSEREYLSSLPYSMYYYAIYEFKECLLASVSLTGLLVVMLIFTVLELLMAAYASTLWWKQVHSNNPGSAFSLPLSLGHIQQAKKXSSRSWIGVTP